A window of Macrotis lagotis isolate mMagLag1 chromosome 1, bilby.v1.9.chrom.fasta, whole genome shotgun sequence genomic DNA:
TTGAGGATAGTGGATGAGCTTATTTGGGggagtaaaaaaaattcattaatacAGCTTTTGGGGCTCAACAGCCCAAGGTGGAGTGGGAACTAGATACTTCTTCCACAGAACTCAAGTCAGCAGCTGCCTCTAGAGCCCAACAGATGCCATTAAGATAAATCATTAGGTGGCTAGCCCATGGCTCTTTTGGCCCCAAATGACCATGATGGGAAAGGGCAAAAGAAAGGGTTTGGGGACAACCATTTACTGGTATGGAATTTCTCCCCAACTCTTGCTTTTGGGGATGTTGTAATTAACACCCATCAAAACCAAATAGAAGGCCCAGCTGCTTcgattcccttttccttttctcccttccagtCCCACCCCCAGGGTGGGCATTTGAGGGGAAATAAAAAGGTGAAAGTGTGTGAGTTTGGTTGCTAAGCAACTTGACAGTTAGGTTATAATAATGGAATTAGTGTCATTACTGACATCTGTGCTGACAAAGGAGGGTGTGTGTTGGAGGGAAAGTGGGGGAGgggtgaaaggaaagaattcAACTATATGGATAAGCATACAAAGTAGAGAGAAACATGCTTACACTTCATCCCAAGACTTGGAGCTTCTGTCATTGCTTGGGAGAGATCATCCTATCATCCATCAGGCCCAAAGAAGAAGGTTTTTATTGAAAAGCTGAAATGtatttcttctgagtttataCTCTCTCAACCCCAAATGGTTTGCACTTCCTCCTTGAGTAACATCTGCTTAGAACAGAAACCCTCTAACCTCTGTTTGAATCTCTGTCTCCCTTTATGAATTGAACcaatttcatcctttttttctttctcaccagCCAGGCCCAAATACAAGTGCTGAAGATTAAAATGCTCCCATGGTCTAAAAATGGCTATGTGTGAGGCATGATTACTGCTGGCACTGCACTTGCCTGTTTGGTCTCCTGGACTTTGGTTCAATTTCCCTTGTGGTTCATGGAATGATGTCTGTAGTGcttggagatgggaagggagaaaagaccTCCACACTCTTCCTCTAATCCATTCTGGAAGACTGCAAaagcccattttttttttaaaaacagaactgCTTTCCTATTAGTTTCTTTTCTTACCCAcattcaaaaatcttcaatgaccCTTCCCCTCCATTGCCTAAGCTAATATATCCTAGCTCCTCAACTCTGAATGGTTCTCTACAATAATTTGGGCCCCACTGAGTTAATGTGAGTGATTTATTATTAGCTCTgggactgaattcaaatcataaTTCTGTTTCTTTCACTATCTTATGtaacactgggcaaatcacaccatctttgggcttcagttttctcatctataagcaGGGAAGGAGTTAAATATGATAACCAAGGTTCCTTTCAACTCAAAATATTATGAATTCATCTTTAGTCTTCCAAAACTTCCTTACATGCATTTGCATTCTGATCAAATGAGCACAATTAGAAAAacttaattaacatttttttaaaaaaacttaattgtCAAAGTAAATTTGGTTTATTACTCAGTGGCAAGGCCATGTGCTCAGCCACTGAGATACAAAGCTtgtccctcaaggagcttatgttttaggacagggctgtccaaaatgtggcctgCAGCATGTAGCCCACAGGGCAATTTTATGCAGCCCACCTgtggatttactaaatgcttttagCAAATGAAGCCAAGCTACTGCAGAGCTTTCACTAAAAcagcaaatcaaaatatactgtctattgtttcaataaaaactttaaaaaataaagttggacagtcttgttttaggaatatcaagaTGTAACATAAATATGAGACATGACTAAATTGTGATCAGAGATAAAAAGCAATATGCTCCATGAAAACTTGAGGCAAAAGAGTTGCTTTCAACTGGGGAAGGTTTCCCTCTAGAGAGGAATTGGTACTCTAATACAgcctttaaaaagagagaaaaggataaagTGTTATGTGATGGAGATATAAAGATAGTTATGTTTCAGTCTCTTCCCCCTTAGGAGCTTCACAGTTAAACCGGAGAAAAAAGGAGATATGCTCCCAAAGATGGACCATAGGGTTGGAGTGGTTAGATGACTTTAAGAATTAGCTGACTGTTCAACATGTCTTAGGCTTTTCAAAAGCACTGTGTTTCACCTGGGGTGACTTGCCTCTTCCCCTCTACCAAAACTCTACCTATTCTTCAGTCTCACCTCCTCTGGATGCCTACCTAGATGGCTTGCAACCATAGACATCAGGTTCTTTTAACAACTCTGCAAAAACTAACTTTAGGCTTAAATTAGTAATTTCCTATACTTATGATATCTTTTGTTATTTATCTTGATACCTATACATCTTGACTCTTTGCAATTAGGTTGTAAGGTATTTAAGAGTAgagaaataattgtaatttttCCTCTGCATTTCAGCATAGTATTGAATATACAATACTGTACATGACACACCTTttcaatatttgttgaatcaCTGATCTGTCTTACTTAATAACCTATTCTTTCAGATGGCttgtgatttgaaaaaaaatgataagcatCATCACTACAAATTTCTTGTCAtgcaataaacaaataaattattgggaaaaaaacccaCTTACTATGGATGATACCTCAAGGATTCTTTTAGAAAGTCAACAGTTTTAGGAACCTTAATTCCCATTGGTGCTTACAGAATCTTAGGGCTGGCAGAGATCTTAGACATCTTCtagttcaattctctcattttatagaggatgaAATTAAGTACCAGAAAGAAAATTCCAACACTTGTTAAGAATCATGGAATGGCAAAGTTACAACTAAAACCCAAAGTTCTAAACTTCAATTTCAGGATTAGAACTCAATCCTAGATTTTGAATCCcaatctagtattctttctactCCAAGGTGCCAGATTATAAAACTCTTGCACATAAAGGATATTCACAAAATACCTTTTGTTCTTGAGAAAATAGCACTGGTCAATCTAGACCACTACAGCAGATTAGTACATTGCTTAAGCTTCTATTGACAAAAGAGGACCTTAATGCATCTTCCAATAACTCAAAATGCAAAAACTAGTAAAGTTAACAATTATGGGCAATCAGAAATTTCTAAACTTATCTTAGCAATTCCAGATTCTCCTGTCTTCGATCCATCATCACgcagctgccaaaataatattccttATGTTTAAATATGCTATCTTtcctgctcaaaaatctttagtAGCTTCCTCCTACCTAGAAGAGAAAAACCTAACTACTTCTCCAGTCATTTATGACTCTTCAACATCTAGTTTCAACCTACTTTTtcaacttgtttccccttattcTCCTTCACATCCCCTATATTCCAGAACAACCTGGACTACTTTTTCTGATCTCACTATTCTTATCCTTTCCACTCCCAAAGCCCTGATTTGGCCGCTTTCATCCTTGAAAAGCACTTCTTCCCAAGTTCTACTTAAAAGAAATCCTTTTCATCCTTTAGAGCTCACTTCAGGGATCACTTCCTTCCTCTAATGCAATCCAACAAGTGTCTATTTAGCCATCTACTATGGTCAAGTTACATTTTATTGAGGTAATGTTTATGTAAATAGGTCATGTGTATGACAATTGGAGGACAGAGTACTAACAAATAAGGGGAAGAAGCAATCGTTGACCTTGATTTCCCTCTAGCCAAAAACCACTAgctcttttcaaattttcttacaATAAAGACTAGATgtttcctttcttcatatttcatgCTACTACTTCATATTCTACTTCTTTGTATACCTATCACAACCCATCCTATAGGGTCCTAAGGGATAAGTAGGGCTTATATCATTTTTGCATCCCCAGGGGTCTAGCAGAGTTCCTGGTAAATAGACAggacaaaaagagacagaaaagtgCCATTCAATTCTCTCTTACAACCAGCAAGAGGACCACAACAAGGACAAAAAAGTGCCAAGTAAGGGTACTCACTCGGGAGATTAAGAGGTAGTTTTGTGCAGGGCTTTAGCTACATAACGGTTGTGACCTCCTTCGTGTTACATACTGCCAACTCTGTACTTACCAAGGAGGCTGCCTATTGACCTGTGGGTGGTGAGGGGGAATGCGGAGAGGGTCGTAGTCTCTAGAGATGGCGGGTTGGAACTCCCGAGAGGAACTGGCTGAATCACTTTTGCTCAAAGAGTTGtagatgggaaaaatgagaccTGAGACAATCCGTGTCTGGAGCTCTTTGCTGTTCTTGTAGACTCTGTGGGATCGAGAGGAGTAGTCAAACACAGATACATTTAGTTGGCTAGCAATCTTAAAGAGGGTGGGCTTAAGGGCCGCCTGGCAGCTCCTGGGCAGGCGAGCAGCCTTGGCACCTGGATGTGGTTTGGCCGCCCGGTGGCCCTTACTAGAGGAGGTAATAGCCTGGCGTCTCCGAGTTTTTGGGCGATGCTTCTTCGGCATCTGAGTTGCCCCTCCTCCTTTACTGCCCCATTAGAAAGAGCTAAGGGGGGCAAAGCGGGGGGATCTGAGTGACAGAGAGCATGTTGCTTTCAGCATGTTGGCTCCCTGAGGACTCATCCACTAGCTCTCCATTGTGTGTTCATCCTATGTCATGAGGCTGCATCACCTGGGAAAAGGTATGGAAGGGAAACAAATAATAACCACAAGGAGCATGGCTCAAACCAGGACAGGAGGGAGGACTTTAGAAGGCTATAGGCCCAGTTCTCACTCTAACTTATTAAATGTTCTCTTTGATAACTCTCTTCACTtgtataagaataataataggcATTTCTTACCAACCAAACACAGAGTGCTGGAATGGTTTGGGACATAAGATGTGGATGCTTGAGAGAATTATACTCCCAAGTACCATATGGTAGAAAAAGTTCTGGAATAAGAGTCTGGGGATATATATTCTAGCCCTGGCTCTGCCACTAACAATTTGCTGTATGACATCAGGCAAGTCCTCTTCTTTCTAACCCTGAAATGTAAGAGTAAGATATGGTCTTGAAAGGTCACTTTCAACTCCAATATTTTAGGATCCCagcataaaatagtttttttttaccaGACATTTGGAtccctcttttactttatttgaatTAGACTAAAAGGGATTCTCCCCAAAGTCTAGTAATTTCAAGAACATTTGATTCAAAGCAACAGTAAAAGATTTTGTGTAATATCATTTGCCTTTCATGATATAATTACATAATTCCAGAATTGTAAATCTAGTATAACTCCCTCTTACCTTTAACTTCTTTTCTATCACCCACAGAGTTAATGAAATTATGCTCCTTAAAGCATAGGTCTAACTTTATCATCTCCCAAATCAAAAAATCTGCTTCcaacaaaatacaaaattctcaatttggaactcaacaccCTCCAAAATATGAGTTTCCAGTCTTATTTCCTATTAaccacctcccccaccccaacactCCCTGTTCCAGTCTAACTGGCACCCTATCTATTCTCCCCACACATGACATCTCTCCACTCCACATATGGGCTTTTCTTGATACTAGAGTGGCTAGTCGTTCTAGTtatattatacagatgaggaaactgaaacaaacatggttaagtgatttgcctggagtcacaaactagtaagtgtctaaacatggatttgaacttaggtcttctgacactaggcccagtgctctctccaccatACCAGAAAACTGGCCCTGGAAtacctagcttccttcaaagcacaaCGCTCAAGCCACTTTCAATATGGATCCTTTCCTTAGTTATTCTTAATTGCTAGCATATTCTTCCCTTTGAAATTACATTGTGTtactttgtctttatttgtaaatACGTAATACCTCTAACTTAATGTAAGTTgattgagggcaggaactgtttcatttttttttaaagtttttgcaaggcaatggggttaagtgacttgcccaaggccacacagctaagtatgaaatgtctgaggccggatttgaactcaggtactcttgactccagggccagtgctgtatctactgcgccacctagccaccccaactgtttcatttttagtcATTGTATCCCTAGCTCCTAGTGTAATGCCCTGCACATGTTGATTTGAATTTTGCTGATAGATTCATCTATAACATTTCCAGCAAGTATTTATATTGCCTGTGCCTAACTTCTTCAATGATGTCTGTGATTAGCTTCTCTTTACAAAGGAGATTTCTATTTAGGTATGGGTTGAAGCTAAAAGATCTCTGAGGTATTTTTAAGCTAAGAGATTCTGTTAACTCACTTTAAGAGGCAGTCCATTCCTTTTTGAGACAATtttgattgttaaacattttttcctctctttcacaAAGATAGTCCCTCAATTATCTGAAGAAAATCATGCTACACTCCCCCCAAGTATCATAAGTTTTCCAAACTTAACTCTAGTTCCTTCAACTAATTCCTAGTATAGGTTAGTAACAGGACTAGAAACCATCCTGGTGGTCCTGTTCAGGAAGGGAACCAATTAATTcatcaatgttcttcctaaaatttaGCATTCCAAACTAGATATAAAAACTCAGATGGGAGCAAGGGCAAAGCACAAACAAAGCTATTCCCTTTTTCATTCTGGATGCTGGGTTGCTGCAGGTTAGTAATAAAGGCTGAAGGAGCAGGAgtttatttccctatttttacaaaaatttggCAATGGCAAAAGAAACCTACTACTTAATTCTGCGACATGAAGTCAGGGGTGCAGTAAGGAGTAAAGCATCTTTGTATTCACTTATTCTTCAccatctataaatatttgtggTTTGACTGGCACAAATCCCTAAAGCAaagtatagatgagaaaacagaagcaaagatAGATTGACTATACTAGCTTATTTTGTTTTGCAGACTCTGGATATTCCTTATTACTCACTCTCCTCTATTTCTTCCCTAGATGTTAGCTACAAAAGGCAAGGGGAATAGGGTGGATCTATCCAAAATATGGGTCTCACACACAACCAACTCTCAAATACACATGCTAAGGGGTTGGGAAAGGAAACTTGTCCAGTTAATTCAAAGGACAGAGACTCTAtacccattcattttcctcactGATTAATTCCTCTATCTTTTGGTTCTTTGGAATTCAAGAATCAGCTTAAACCATATCATTTTAGGCTATTCTTATATAATTTCAGAGATAAAGAATACAGAAAGTTGACCTGCCCAGGAATACATGGTATTTTATAAAACTTCTCTTTCaagtatttcttttctattatactTCCACTGCAAATAATTTTATGGATATAGAACATAATCAATAAATGGCTAATTTCAATTtaagtcaacaaaaatttattgggTCCTCTGACTGGGGACAATGATTAataatggagcagctaggtggtacagcagatagagcaccggccctgaagtcaggagaacttgaattcaaatctggccaataattacttagctgtgtgaccttgggcaagtcacttaactccattgccttgcaaggaaaaaataataaagacatgATCCCTGAATTTCAGGATGTATAGAGTCTAATTCATGAAATTCAACAGGCAGAGAAATAACTCATAAATGCACAATTACAATACCTAGAAGAGGAAAATATcataaataatttggaaaagttagaaaggggaaaagagacaaTATGACTTGAATATGATATACATcaaaaagaatggagagaaacCTGACAGTTGGATATGGGAAAGAagttgtaaggaaaaaaaaatataaataaagatacAGAAACAGTAAAACCAAAGGAGTGTTTAAAGAATGGTTCATAATTCTTTATTGCTGGttaaattgtgaaagacttagtagTGAGGCAGGAGAGGCAAGTTGGGGACAGATTATGGTGGATCTCAAAGAATACAAACTAAGGAGTCTGGACGCAATGGGGTATAACATGATCAAGTTTGAGCCTAGGAAAACAGAATAAATTATATGATTTGAGTTTTAGTAAATTTATCTGGCTTATGGAGAATGTCCCAAAGCTATTCTGGCAAAAATCAACCTCAGATTTGCTGCTAAGATATCATACAAGGATATGCATGGATATACCAAGGATATATCCTTGGTTCAAGGATAACCAAGAACTTTAACAGCATCTATGAGGTACAAATCTATATTAGTTTCAAACAATTCCTTGGACTGTCTCATCCAGCTCTATTCCATTATTCTATATTATCTTTCCATTAATTGTCTGATCGCTTCTTACACTATATGAGTGTCCTGGAGGAGGGGCAATTATTGGGAGTACCTGTGGAAGTCACCCAGGTGTTCACCATCCACAAAATCCTCCACGTTCAGGGTCAAGTCCACCACCTGTTGTGACTTACATTCCTGGGGAATTGCAAAGGGAAAGCAAAGTTAGGGATCAGGAGGAGGTTGCCAGAGACCCAGAGGGAATCCAGGGCACACCATCCCAATCTAAGACACAAGAGCCTGGCTGAGAGATCCTTAAGAGAAAATTTGAGTTTATGAAGCACTGGAATGGCAAAGATCCAGTTCTAATCATTTCCCCTGATTCTACCTTATGCTTTGGGAATATTCTGGGTTATTCTGTTTCATACCTCTAGCTGGAAAGAAAAGTGGTTATATAAATTCAAAGGGGAATCCCTAAGGCAATCTCCTTTCTTCACCTTTTTACTCTAGTTTAAAGGCTGCCCCCAGTTCTTTGAATTCTCAGGGATTTTCCCAGAGAACATATATTATTTAGATGAGAACAATTCTGGCACAATATCAGAACTCAACCTATCATTTGTCTTCTAATTGGCCCTAAGATTTCTTCAGGTTTTTTAGAAACTTCCTTTAGATAAACCACTTCaccattaactttattttttttatttttaagtttttttttttttggtaaggcaaacggggttaagtggcttgcccgaggccacacagctaagtaattattaagtgtctgagactgtactcgaacccaggtactcctgactccaggggccagcgctttatccactacgccacctagctgccccaccattaACTTTAGATGGATACCAATAAAGTATTTCAGGTTATTGCCTTACATATGTTCCACTTCCCCCATTTCTCACTTCACAGATAAAATGAGCTTTCTATGATCACTCACTGctgtatatttttcttaaatctatttcttttaagttttaagCATctgtagatttagaactggaaggacttTAGTgattatttagtccaacccctttgtttttcacagatgaggggaatatatgtatacaaagaGGGGAAACAACTTGTCTAACATCACATAGTTATGGAGAAGAGCTAGGATTGGAAccaagtcttttgactccaaatctagtgtactctttccactataccctACTGCTTCTCCAGTACTGGTCACAGTTCAGATATTATTACCCTGACTGATATTCTGATATTCTACAATGACaccattaatataataaaatcctgCCATAATCATGCCATTTATAACACTGTTCCTAAGGAACTAACAATTAACCATAAATTCAGATTCTAATAGAATCATTTACCAATATTTGGCAGTGTGTGAAAGTGTTCTGGGATCTGGGTACATAGGCTCACCCTATTTACATATCatctgtgttttttaaaatttttgatcagAACCTTTTTTAGACTGAAAGAACAGACCTACTCCCTTATCATGGAAGTCCTGCCTGTCTCCCACCCATTCCTTTGAAAATAGACCTTGAAACTGTAGCAAATTAAGTAAAGGCTCAATCCATCATATCTGACTGGTTGTCATATATATCTCCATTCAGCAGGCTCTTGTAGAATTGGGCTTAATTGCAGAGGACTCACCAAAGCATTGATAATCATGCTATCATCCACCATGATGGCCTTCAGAAGGAGTTCCTTTGTGGAGTCCTTATCTGTGGATTCATATCGAAGGACATACAGATCTTTATTGGCATTCCACCCAGGAGGCAGTAGCTCAGATTTCTTATCATCTGGACCTGGCTGTGAAGATATAGGGAGTAGGGTATAAGTGAAAATGAGAATTTCTAGAGTTTTCTTAAGGGCAGAATAACTGCCCActctaatggttttaaaaaacatttgtgGAAGTTGCTGGGTGTTCTGGTTAGTTTCCAAAATGGAGCTAGGAGGGAAACTTCATTTATTTGCTCTGTGCAAAAATTCATCCCATTTCAGAAGACTATGTAGAATAGCAACtgaaaaacaaacacacatattCAGGTAGcccttttctttaattaaattgcCCATGGCCTATAACTCTCATTCCAGTCAAAATTCTCTCTCTGAATAAAGATAACCAGATTTATTTTCCACATAGCAACCATGGAAATTTTATGTACTGCATGAGAGTAATTTTGTGTTTTTAGGTATATAGAGATCATGCATTgatatttaaaagatttatttaaagaTGCAGAATCCTTCTTGGTATTAGAAGGAACACTTAggaataatttgtttcaaaccTTTTAAAAGATCAGGACacagggaagtgacttgcctaaagccacatTCCCAGCCAGAGGCAGAACCAGAACTGAACCCAGACCTCCAATCTTCTTTCTGCTACAACATGCTGACTAGATAAAAATCAACATTTGCATATTGTGAGGTTACCAGCCTTGGTTTTGCAAACTCCAAAGTGCTAGATTTTTTACACTGGGTGTGaaattctgaaatgaaaaaattctgaaaatatattaGTACATTTTCTAAAAATACAGATCATAAACAACTCTCAAGTGGGTGATTAAATGGTAAAAAAGGACTCTAAAATAAAACAGCTGGGCTGCTATAAACTCCAAATAGACAGGAATTCCTGGAATAATTTCAAAATGATCTGGCTGAAAGACAAGTAGCTCAGAGGCCTAAAAAGGGCAGAaatgaaactgaaggaaacaCAAGTGAAATTCAATAGCTTGTATAATTCAATaatgaaagtgaaagagaaaatcaacatgACATAGTAGAATCTAGaataattaaatttgaatttagatgtCCTCTGTCCAGTAATTACTAGCTATGCTGACTCtatacaaatcatttcccttcttgAGACTTggtcttctcatctataaaactgacTACTATTTACCTTACAGGGGCAGTCAGGACAGCTTTGTAAACCATAGAAATTACTGGAAACCATGAGTTATTACTAATTGGCTAATAAAATAAGGggaaggtaaaatggaaaaagtagattTTGGTTTGAGGGTGCTTTCCAGTTTgctaaataatttctttcaaataatattCAATAACTTTCTACTAAACAACACTTACTAGGGGACCCTCTATTTTCCTCCAATTTCCCATCCTTTTCATCTACTGGTAGGGAGAGTTGGAGTTTGTAAAACAGTATAACTGTAGTCAGCCTGTCTCTAAGCAAGGTGGAGTCTAGACTGCAGGGAAAAATTACTCCAAAATTCATCTCTTACACTTGCCAAGCtggaaaacaaagataaaaaaacaagagGAAAGGTTAGCTTAACCTAAGTTCctaaatgaatttcaaaagatAAACAGACTGGTTTATGTTGTCTCAGACTTTTATCAGAGTGACACAAACCAACAGAAGATACAACCCATGCCATTAATTTAGAGTCCAAATGTTAATTCTTTTCAATAAAGGGGCCAATTTAAaccaatttttttcttgaatctaaaaactaaataaaataaacattcatttctGTTCCACAATAAAACAGGATTTATGTATGAAACTGTAAATTTCTATCATGCATAAAGCCTGTCTTTCCTTTTAAGCATATAATAAGATGAACATGTAACTTTCAAATCTGTTCTTGTCTGTTCCTcctgattttccttttctccaatatgaatttttaaaaaatgcttcaaagatgctctcttctttcttttgttttttggggagGGTGCCAGTGGGGCAACTATCTTTAGCTTCCTTTCCTTATAATCTGtccaaattgaaagaaaaaaaaggaaagaaaaagaaaatccttgtaGAACATATGCATACTCAGGTAATAACACCAACAGGCAACAATAATAACACCAACAAAACTCCCATACTGTCTAAAAATGAATATCTCATTCTGCCTTTTGAATCCATCATAAAGGGGTTCTTTGCAATAGGAACAGGAATAGGAGTGaaaagagaaacaggaagaagCTTGAAGATTATTTCCtcagggagaaaaaagaaggttctttctctagctttaaATAACCACAAAAGAAATGTTAGGTAGAAAAGCCCAAagtctttttatttgattttagaaTGCTATCATAGAGTCAAAATAAGAAAGTTTAGCAGTGATTTCATCATTCTATTCCCCGACAACACCCTTGGCCTGTGGATCACCCCAAATCTGGCTTAaactgaaagaaaggaagaaagaaagaaaggaagaaaaaaagaaagaaagagagagagagagagagagagagagagagagagagagaaagaaagaaagaaagaaagaaaccatatcCCCAAAGAATATGGTGATGAATATTTGGAATGCAtaagtatagtggaaagaaaaaaagtggtgaagggttaaaaaagaaagaaagaaaaagaaagaaatcatattcccTAAGAATATGGCAATGAATATTTGGGAGTAGAGAAGCAtattggaaggaagaaaaagtgatGAAGGGTTGAAAAAGAAACTATATTCCCAAAGAATATGGTGATGAATATTTGGAATAGAGAAAGtataatggaaggaaaaatgcgatgaaggagaaagaaaaattaagaaagaaagaaagaaagaaagaaagaaggaaggaaagagaatgaaactATATCCCCAAAGAATATGGTGATGAATATTCAGAATAGAGGAAGTATAgcggaaggaaaaaaagagtggTGCCGGGGCCGTGGATGCGAGACTTTGGAAGGATGCGGTCCCAGGTAAGAAAGCGTAAGGCAAGGCCGGCGACCGGGCCTCGGGAGCCCCTGGGTGGGGGGTGTGAGTGGGTCTGGGCCGGCCCCGCCTGGCCAGGGCTGGCGCCCGTCTCGGCCCGGCCCGGTCCTACCCGCCCAGGCCCGGGCCCCGCTCTCTCCGCAGCCAGGAGTCGGGGCAGCGCACGCGTCCGCGCGCCCGGAGGCGCCGGGGGCGGGGGcacggggccgggccggggctgtACCTGGTCGCCGGTGCCCAGGGCTTGGTAGCCCTGGGTGACGAGCTGCCAGTGCACAAAGCAGACGAGCGCGTCCTGGCGGCAGGTGATCCCCGGGGCCGCCGAGGCGTAGAGCAACTCCAGGCCGGCCATGACCTCCCCGCAGCCGGACGCCCGCCGACACAAACGTCAAGTCAGCCCCGCATCGGTCCAACGGCCCGGCCTCTCCGGCCTGTCggcgggccccgccccgccccgccccgcccccgcaaGGGAAGCCGCGCGCAGACTGCGCAGGCCCGGTCCCTCGCAGCCACGGGCCCGGAGGGAAACTCGGTGCCCTGGCCTCGGGTTCCGGAGCCCGAAAGgactcctcccttccctcctactTTTCTGCTCGCGCTTGCCGCGTCGGG
This region includes:
- the PSMF1 gene encoding proteasome inhibitor PI31 subunit isoform X3, which encodes MAGLELLYASAAPGITCRQDALVCFVHWQLVTQGYQALGTGDQPGPDDKKSELLPPGWNANKDLYVLRYESTDKDSTKELLLKAIMVDDSMIINALECKSQQVVDLTLNVEDFVDGEHLGDFHRVYKNSKELQTRIVSGLIFPIYNSLSKSDSASSSREFQPAISRDYDPLRIPPHHPQVNRQPPCLPEWIRGRVWRSFLPSHLQALQTSFHEPQGKLNQSPGDQTG
- the PSMF1 gene encoding proteasome inhibitor PI31 subunit isoform X2, with product MAGLELLYASAAPGITCRQDALVCFVHWQLVTQGYQALGTGDQPGPDDKKSELLPPGWNANKDLYVLRYESTDKDSTKELLLKAIMVDDSMIINALECKSQQVVDLTLNVEDFVDGEHLGDFHRVYKNSKELQTRIVSGLIFPIYNSLSKSDSASSSREFQPAISRDYDPLRIPPHHPQVNRQPPCLPEWIRGRVWRSFLPSHLQALQTSFHEPQGKLNQSPGDQTGVIPWVPLPLGERTWTPWGVKEVA
- the PSMF1 gene encoding proteasome inhibitor PI31 subunit isoform X1, which produces MAGLELLYASAAPGITCRQDALVCFVHWQLVTQGYQALGTGDQPGPDDKKSELLPPGWNANKDLYVLRYESTDKDSTKELLLKAIMVDDSMIINALECKSQQVVDLTLNVEDFVDGEHLGDFHRVYKNSKELQTRIVSGLIFPIYNSLSKSDSASSSREFQPAISRDYDPLRIPPHHPQVNRQPPWRDPLGPFAVGGEDLDPLGGQRGGMILDPLRSGFPRALIDPSSGLPNRLPPGAVPPGARFDPFGPIGTSPSGPSPDHLPPPGYDDMFM